The DNA sequence ATCGTTGACTGGAACGAGTTGGGCGCGATCATCACAAATCTGGGATTAGGGTTGAAAATCATCCTCGCCGTCATCGGGACGCTCACGTTGAGTATTGGAGCCGTCGGCGTCATGAACATCATGCTCGTGTCGGTGACCGAACGCACGCGAGAGATCGGCGTGCTGAAATCGCTGGGCGCGCGGCGACATCATATCCTCGTGCAGTTTTTGCTCGAAGGGCTGGCATTGACTCTTATCGGCGGAGTCGTCGGCTTTCTCGTGGCTGCTCTGCTGGCCCGCCTCATTGGTCAACTGCCCTTGCTTGGTCCGATCTTCAAGGACACCTCAGGCATCGGAGACATCAGGCTGGGGATTTCCTACTCTGCTCTGGTGGTTTCGAGCGCAATCCTGATCTCGGTCGGTGTGGTTGCCGGGATGATTCCGGCCATCCGGGCCGCGCGGCTCGATCCTGTGGAAGCTCTGCGCAGTGAGTAACCGGTGCCGGAGGTAGCTCTGAAGGGTCCCCTGACCGGTCCCGGTGGGAGGTTTCGAGCCGGAGGGAGGAAGGGGGTTCTGCCCACGTGTGCAAAATTTAACTTGACAATGGCAGCAAGGTGGGTAAGATAGCGCCCGAAGAGCAACGTCATCAGGTGAGGGAGAGCAGGAAGTAATCTCATCTGATGGGGAGAAGGGACGTGCTCTTCGGCAACGGCTGATCGTTACACTCAGGCAGCGAGGGGGCACTAACCGGCGATGTAAAAGTCCCCCTCGCTGCACACGTGTGCAGGACAATGGCGGGGGTCTCGATCAAGGATATCGCGCGCGCGGCTAATGTCTCCCACTCGACCGTCTCCCGGGCTCTGCGTAATAGCCATCTGGTCAGCCGCGAAACGGCCGAACGCATCCGCCGCATCGCCCATGAAATGGGCTATCGCCCCAGTGCCGTCGCTCGCAGCCTTGTCACTCAGCGCACCAAGACGATTGGCGTCGTTGTCACCACCATCGCCGACCCGTTCATCGCCGAAGTCGTCAGCGGCATCGAAGAAGTCGCCAACGATCACGGGTACTCGGTCTTCCTCGCTAATTCCAACGCCGATCCCGCCCGCGAGATCAAGGTCGTTCACTCGTTTCACGAACGGCGCGTTGATGGCATCCTGGTGACGGCCTCCCGCGTGGGGGCGCTCTATCTGCCCGTCCTCAGCGAGATGAAGGTTCCCATCGTGCTCATTAACAACCAACATCCGGATGAGTTCGTTCACTCCGTCCTCATTGACAACATCACTGCCAGCCGGGAGGCAACCGAGCACCTCATTCGGCTGGGCCATCGGCGAATCGCCTACATTGGAGACCAGTACGGGTACCAGTCGGATACGGAACGGTTCGCCGGTTATCGCCAGGCCCTGGAAATGGCCGGGCTCGATTTTCTCCCGGAACTCATCGCCCACGGGGATGGCAAACCCGAGGGAGGAATGGCGGCGATGGAAAAATTGCTTGCGCTGCCCGAACCCCCGACGGCCGTCTTTTGCTACAACGATATGTCAGCGCTGGGAGCGTTGCGCGTCATTCGCAGCAGGGGACTACGGGTCCCCGATGATATTTCCCTGGTGGGCTTTGATGACCTCTTCATCGCGTCCTACACTAATCCGCCGCTCACAACGATTCGGCAGCCCAAACGGCAGATGGGACGAATGGCGACAGAAGTTTTACTCAAGCTTCTGGCGGGAGAAAATTCCGCAACGCACATTCAGGTCAAAGGCGAGTTGATCGTTCGAGAATCAACAGCACC is a window from the Blastocatellia bacterium genome containing:
- a CDS encoding FtsX-like permease family protein, with protein sequence IVDWNELGAIITNLGLGLKIILAVIGTLTLSIGAVGVMNIMLVSVTERTREIGVLKSLGARRHHILVQFLLEGLALTLIGGVVGFLVAALLARLIGQLPLLGPIFKDTSGIGDIRLGISYSALVVSSAILISVGVVAGMIPAIRAARLDPVEALRSE
- a CDS encoding LacI family DNA-binding transcriptional regulator, whose product is MAGVSIKDIARAANVSHSTVSRALRNSHLVSRETAERIRRIAHEMGYRPSAVARSLVTQRTKTIGVVVTTIADPFIAEVVSGIEEVANDHGYSVFLANSNADPAREIKVVHSFHERRVDGILVTASRVGALYLPVLSEMKVPIVLINNQHPDEFVHSVLIDNITASREATEHLIRLGHRRIAYIGDQYGYQSDTERFAGYRQALEMAGLDFLPELIAHGDGKPEGGMAAMEKLLALPEPPTAVFCYNDMSALGALRVIRSRGLRVPDDISLVGFDDLFIASYTNPPLTTIRQPKRQMGRMATEVLLKLLAGENSATHIQVKGELIVRESTAPPRSPASHSERG